The proteins below are encoded in one region of Streptomyces sp. NBC_00490:
- the tsaB gene encoding tRNA (adenosine(37)-N6)-threonylcarbamoyltransferase complex dimerization subunit type 1 TsaB, with product MLLLALDTATPAVTVALHDGTDVVTSSSQVDARRHGELLLPAVDRVLAEAGLKLDAVTGIVVGIGPGPYTGLRVGLMTADTFGLALGVPVHGVCTLDGLAYAADIDEGPFVVATDARRKEVYWARYADSRTRLTDPAVDRPAEIAEQVAGLPAVGAGALLYPDTFPIAREPEHVSAAALAALAAERLAAGAELPAPRPLYLRRPDAQVPKNYKVVTPK from the coding sequence GTGCTCTTGCTCGCTCTGGATACCGCCACCCCCGCCGTGACCGTCGCGCTGCATGACGGTACGGACGTCGTCACCTCTTCGAGTCAGGTGGACGCGCGCCGGCACGGCGAGCTGCTGCTGCCGGCCGTCGACCGTGTCCTCGCCGAGGCCGGGCTGAAACTCGACGCCGTCACCGGCATCGTCGTAGGCATCGGGCCCGGCCCCTACACCGGACTGCGCGTCGGACTGATGACCGCCGACACCTTCGGACTCGCGCTCGGCGTCCCCGTGCACGGTGTGTGCACGCTCGACGGGCTCGCCTACGCCGCCGACATCGACGAGGGCCCCTTCGTCGTGGCGACCGACGCGCGGCGCAAGGAGGTCTACTGGGCGCGCTACGCCGACTCCCGTACGCGGCTGACCGACCCGGCCGTCGACCGGCCCGCCGAGATCGCCGAGCAGGTCGCGGGGTTGCCCGCGGTCGGGGCGGGGGCGCTGCTCTACCCGGACACCTTCCCGATCGCGCGTGAGCCGGAGCACGTCTCCGCCGCCGCGCTCGCCGCGCTCGCGGCCGAGAGACTCGCCGCCGGTGCGGAACTCCCCGCCCCGCGGCCGCTGTATCTGCGCCGGCCCGACGCCCAGGTGCCGAAGAACTACAAGGTGGTCACCCCCAAGTGA
- the rimI gene encoding ribosomal protein S18-alanine N-acetyltransferase encodes MRWWDIDPVLVLEKDLFPEDAWSRGMFWSELAHARGASATRRFVVAEDGGRLVGYAGIAASGDLADVQTIAVARDHWGTGLGGRLLTELLRAATAFECAEVMLECRIDNVRAQKLYERYGFEAIGFRRGYYQPGNVDALVMRLTTESKGGSAAGSTSEQGTENND; translated from the coding sequence ATGCGCTGGTGGGACATCGATCCCGTCCTGGTGCTGGAGAAGGACCTCTTTCCCGAGGACGCCTGGTCGCGGGGCATGTTCTGGTCCGAGCTGGCCCATGCGCGCGGGGCTTCGGCGACCCGGCGCTTCGTCGTCGCCGAGGACGGTGGACGGCTCGTCGGGTACGCCGGGATCGCCGCGTCCGGTGACCTCGCCGACGTGCAGACCATCGCCGTCGCCCGCGACCACTGGGGCACCGGACTCGGCGGGCGGCTGCTGACCGAACTCCTGCGCGCGGCCACCGCCTTCGAGTGCGCCGAAGTGATGCTGGAGTGCCGGATCGACAACGTGCGCGCGCAGAAGCTCTACGAGCGGTACGGCTTCGAGGCGATCGGCTTCCGGCGCGGCTACTACCAGCCCGGCAACGTCGACGCCCTGGTCATGCGACTGACCACGGAATCCAAGGGCGGCTCCGCCGCGGGTTCCACCTCCGAACAAGGAACCGAGAACAATGACTGA